The Ptiloglossa arizonensis isolate GNS036 chromosome 13, iyPtiAriz1_principal, whole genome shotgun sequence genome window below encodes:
- the LOC143154094 gene encoding uncharacterized protein LOC143154094: MFVERLLICYAFNPNNRSRIGGRSARMMGAANAYGCVEERGASAVPVRRGLLQCVTGPKRIYPSHENVEGETRREIRYYDENCCRYLSTKWRGAFTGTSPLATHSRIPIDSRYTELVPVN; the protein is encoded by the coding sequence ATGTTCGTCGAGCGGCTATTAATTTGTTACGCGTTTAACCCAAATAACCGTTCCAGGATCGGTGGACGATCAGCGCGTATGATGGGTGCAGCGAATGCATACGGGTGCGTCGAGGAGCGCGGTGCATCGGCAGTCCCCGTAAGGCGAGGTCTCCTTCAATGTGTCACGGGTCCTAAACGCATCTATCCGAGCCACGAGAACGTAGAAGGTGAAACGCGAAGAGAAATTCGTTATTACGATGAAAATTGTTGCCGATATCTATCCACGAAGTGGAGGGGCGCGTTCACCGGTACGAGCCCGCTAGCGACGCACTCGCGAATACCAATCGATTCGCGCTACACTGAACTCGTGCCAGTTAATTAA